One region of Astyanax mexicanus isolate ESR-SI-001 chromosome 15, AstMex3_surface, whole genome shotgun sequence genomic DNA includes:
- the LOC103037098 gene encoding inactive all-trans-retinol 13,14-reductase yields MWLLVFLVWFLGWAGGVYWYFFGRPSPFSEHCVRPPGPMELDQKKRDKVLKQGFTREKVPQNLDAIVIGSGIGGMTAAATIAKLGKKVLVLEQHDQAGGCCHTFIEKGFEFDAGLHYIGQLHENSLFRVVMDQLTEGQLQFAELKQHFDTIVIGTEEESRKYTIYTGKTEMEEHLKKQFPKDVKAVEKFFKFMKISARDTQYLAALKLIPQWLAMFLLRSGLVNLWSSTFRLIGTSATAVADSITSNKDLQIIMAYFFYGVPPRDSSSLINALLLHHYKRGAYFPKGGASEIPFHITKVIQKYGGNVLVRAPVNRILVDSNGAAYGVTVRKGQEDVEVRAPIIISNCGIFNTFKRLLPPEIQVKPEIQNRVEMMKPGRGSLLIFCGFDGTEEELGISSTNLWLFKNNDMDAMMDEFFSLGKDEAPDNIPMMMCTFPSAKDPTSKFRHPGKSSMIILTMVNYEWFEEWKDTTVKRRGDDYMEYKMRFANNLFDWACVHYPKFRERLVFQEVATPLTNNHYLGAYRGAMYSAEQNLKRYHVDVMAKNRCDTPVKNLFISGQDVFSCGIAGALHGGLLCAATALGQIVHVDLLLLKKKLKRRKAREMAALAQKKLQ; encoded by the exons ATGTGGTTGCTGGTGTTTCTGGTGTGGTTCCTGGGCTGGGCAGGTGGAGTGTACTGGTATTTCTTTGGCAGACCGAGTCCTTTCTCAGAGCACTGTGTAAGACCCCCTGGACCAATGGAGCTTGATCAGAAGAAAAGAGACAAGGTTCTGAAGCAAG GCTTTACCAGGGAAAAGGTGCCCCAGAATCTGGATGCAATTGTGATTGGCAGTGGGATTGGTGGGATGACGGCAGCGGCTACAATTGCCAAACTTGGCAAGAAAGTGCTTGTGCTGGAGCAACACGACCAGGCTGGAGGCTGTTGCCACACTTTCATAGAGAAAGGTTTCGAGTTTGATGCTG GGCTTCATTACATTGGTCAGTTGCATGAGAACAGTCTGTTTAGGGTTGTTATGGACCAGTTGACTGAAGGCCAGCTACAGTTTGCGGAGCTTAAGCAGCATTTTGACACAATCGTGATTGGCACAGAAGAGGAAAGCAGGAAATACACCATTTACACGGGCAAAACTGAGATGGAGGAACATCTTAAGAAGCAGTTTCCTAAAGATGTCAAAGCTGTGGAGAAGTTCTTTAAGTTCATGAAG ATCTCAGCCAGGGACACCCAGTACTTGGCTGCTCTGAAGCTGATCCCTCAGTGGCTGGCGATGTTTCTGCTGAGGAGTGGCCTTGTCAACCTCTGGTCCTCCACCTTTCGTCTGATAGGCACGAGTGCGACGGCAGTGGCTGACAGCATCACCTCCAACAAGGACCTCCAAATTATCATGGCATACTTCTTCTATG GTGTTCCCCCCAGAGATTCCAGCAGCCTGATCAATGCTCTGCTATTGCACCATTACAAACGTGGAGCATACTTCCCAAAAGGGGGCGCCAGTGAAATCCCTTTTCACATCACTAAGGTCATCCAGAAGTATGGGGGAAATGTTCTTGTCCGTGCTCCAGTCAATCGCATATTGGTGGACAGCAATGGCGCAGCATACG GTGTAACTGTCAGAAAAGGGCAAGAAGATGTGGAAGTTCGTGCTCCTATCATAATTTCCAACTGTGGCATCTTCAACACCTTCAAGAGACTCCTGCCACCAGAGATACAAGTCAAACCAG AAATCCAGAATCGTGTGGAGATGATGAAACCTGGACGAGGATCCCTTTTGATCTTCTGTGGATTTGACGGCACAGAAGAAGAGCTGGGCATCAGTTCCACCAACCTCTGGCTGTTTAAGAATAACGATATGGATGCCAT GATGGATGAATTCTTCAGCTTGGGAAAGGATGAAGCCCCGGATAACATCCCCATGATGATGTGCACTTTCCCCTCCGCTAAAGACCCCACGTCAAAGTTTCGTCACCCAG GTAAATCCAGCATGATTATTCTCACTATGGTGAATTACGAGTGGTTTGAGGAGTGGAAGGACACCACTGTGAAAAGACGAGGGGACGACTACATGGAATACAAGATGAGATTTGCCAACAATCTGTTTGATTGGGCCTGTGTCCACTACCCCAAATTTAGAGAGAGG CTTGTGTTTCAGGAAGTTGCGACTCCATTAACTAACAACCACTACCTCGGGGCGTACCGGGGAGCCATGTACTCAGCTGAGCAAAACTTAAAACGATATCATGTAGATGTCATGGCCAAGAACCGCTGTGATACACCTGTCAAAAATCTCTTTATTTCAG GTCAGGACGTATTTAGCTGTGGTATCGCAGGTGCGCTGCATGGTGGGCTGCTCTGTGCTGCAACGGCGCTCGGACAAATTGTGCATGTCGACCTTTTGCTGCTGAAGAAGAAGCTGAAGAGAAGGAAGGCCAGGGAAATGGCAGCACTGGCCCAGAAGAAGCTGCAGTGA